The Sulfurospirillum deleyianum DSM 6946 nucleotide sequence AAATGATTGATGAAGTAAAAAGTAGTGCCAAACAAATTGGCAAAGAGCCTGTGGATATTGGGATTGATGCGATGATAAGCCTTGTCTTCTTTCTCTAAGTAATCTTATGTTTTAATCGAGAATTACAAAATAAAGATTATAATTTTCAAAAATAATTTGCATAAAGGAATTCTATGATACTTTTTATTTTCAACAACCAACCTTACGATGGAGGCGATAAAACCTACAATGCTCTGCGCCTTGCAAAATCTTTACATGTAAAAGGTGAAAAAGTAAAAATCTTTTTGATGAGCGATGCCGTGGATATGGCACGTGAAGCAACCCAAAAGCCTGATTTTTACGATTATGATTTGGTTGCTATGCTCAAAGAACTCTTTATGGATGGGATTGCTTTGGGCGTGTGTGGAACCTGTATGACACGCTGTGGCATTCATA carries:
- a CDS encoding DsrE/DsrF/TusD sulfur relay family protein → MILFIFNNQPYDGGDKTYNALRLAKSLHVKGEKVKIFLMSDAVDMAREATQKPDFYDYDLVAMLKELFMDGIALGVCGTCMTRCGIHKNQPYFDENIKGTMGMLTEWSIEAEKILTF